The proteins below come from a single Nocardiopsis gilva YIM 90087 genomic window:
- a CDS encoding SDR family NAD(P)-dependent oxidoreductase, with protein sequence MSREADAPHPHRGQVVVVTGGSAGIGRASAVAFSEAGMRVVIAARNEERGTEVVQEIRAQGGEALFAQCDVTSPHQVRELFTRSVDVFGRVDCAFNNAGIPGDGRLAELEPEDFDHTFAVNTRGLWLCLREELRLMSAQGSGSVVNNTSVHGLRTVFPGIGAYVASKHAAVALTRMAALEHAQEGIRVNAVAPGPIESDMLAASEAAVGGATTWRRLIPSGAIGTPRQVADVALWLFSPSSSYVNGQVIGVDGGFLAT encoded by the coding sequence ATGAGCCGCGAAGCCGATGCCCCACACCCCCACCGGGGGCAGGTCGTGGTCGTCACCGGCGGCAGCGCGGGCATCGGCCGCGCGTCCGCCGTCGCGTTCTCCGAAGCGGGAATGCGCGTCGTCATCGCGGCGCGGAATGAGGAACGCGGAACCGAGGTCGTGCAGGAGATCCGCGCTCAGGGAGGCGAAGCGCTATTCGCGCAGTGCGACGTCACCAGTCCCCACCAGGTACGCGAGCTGTTCACCCGTTCCGTCGACGTGTTCGGTCGCGTGGACTGCGCCTTCAACAACGCAGGAATCCCGGGAGACGGGCGGCTCGCCGAACTGGAACCGGAGGACTTCGACCATACCTTCGCGGTCAACACGCGGGGACTGTGGCTCTGTCTGAGAGAAGAACTGCGACTGATGTCAGCCCAAGGGAGCGGCAGCGTCGTCAACAACACCTCGGTGCACGGGCTACGCACGGTCTTCCCCGGAATCGGCGCCTACGTGGCCTCCAAACACGCGGCGGTCGCCCTGACCCGCATGGCGGCCCTGGAGCACGCCCAGGAAGGGATACGCGTCAACGCGGTGGCCCCGGGTCCGATCGAGTCCGACATGCTGGCCGCCTCGGAAGCGGCGGTGGGCGGGGCGACCACGTGGCGGCGGCTGATCCCCTCCGGTGCGATCGGTACTCCCCGTCAGGTCGCCGACGTGGCTCTGTGGCTGTTCTCCCCGTCCTCGTCGTACGTCAACGGGCAAGTCATCGGAGTCGA
- a CDS encoding sedoheptulose 7-phosphate cyclase: MYPSPRTQGWRVKAQLDVEYEVIETPGLLDPDNPELLAVPGGGSTTDTRLIILDHAVDELYGTRIRSYFAENSATVEYLTLPGSEEYKSIDRALEVVNKLNEVGTNRLSNPPIVIGGGVVADVVGVAASLYRRGIPFIRVPTTLLSQVDVSVAAKSGVNYGGYRNRLGSYTPPPRTLIDREFLATVPDRQLRNGMGEIFKMALIKDQRLFELLEEHGAELIQHRFQDPTPGYDGLTGTIADEVIGRSIAGMAEELEPNLWEKNLQRSVDYGHSFSPLVEMRASPELLHGEAVAMDCVFSAIIAAHRGLISGADLDRIIAVARRLGLEPSHPLFSDVALVSEALADTIRHRNGQQNLPILTGIGAVCFLNDVTEGEIAQACDGMGRLLASHADDHAQSVGAS; this comes from the coding sequence GTGTACCCTTCTCCCCGTACCCAGGGATGGCGAGTCAAAGCTCAACTCGACGTCGAATACGAGGTCATTGAAACTCCAGGGTTGCTCGATCCCGATAACCCTGAGCTCCTCGCCGTCCCGGGCGGCGGGAGCACCACGGATACACGGCTCATCATCCTCGATCACGCCGTCGACGAACTATACGGGACCAGGATCCGTTCGTACTTCGCCGAGAACTCCGCGACGGTCGAGTACCTGACGCTTCCCGGATCCGAGGAGTACAAGTCCATTGATCGCGCCCTTGAAGTGGTCAACAAGCTCAACGAAGTCGGCACGAACCGTCTGAGCAATCCGCCCATCGTTATCGGCGGCGGAGTCGTGGCCGATGTCGTGGGGGTCGCCGCGAGTCTCTACCGGCGCGGGATTCCGTTCATACGCGTACCGACAACCCTGCTCTCCCAAGTGGACGTCAGTGTGGCGGCCAAGTCCGGCGTCAATTATGGCGGCTACCGCAACCGCCTCGGCTCCTACACTCCACCTCCACGCACCCTGATCGACCGTGAATTTCTCGCTACCGTTCCCGACCGGCAGCTCCGCAATGGAATGGGCGAGATCTTCAAGATGGCGCTGATCAAGGATCAGCGTCTGTTCGAGCTGCTGGAGGAGCACGGCGCGGAACTCATTCAGCACCGCTTCCAGGATCCAACGCCCGGATACGACGGGTTGACGGGAACGATCGCCGACGAGGTGATCGGCCGGTCCATCGCAGGAATGGCCGAGGAACTCGAACCGAACCTGTGGGAGAAGAACCTCCAGCGCTCCGTTGACTACGGGCATTCGTTCTCACCGCTTGTGGAAATGCGGGCGTCCCCGGAACTCCTGCACGGCGAAGCGGTGGCCATGGACTGTGTGTTCTCCGCCATCATTGCCGCTCACCGCGGCTTGATCAGTGGCGCTGACCTCGACCGCATCATCGCCGTGGCGCGGCGGCTCGGGCTGGAGCCTTCGCATCCGCTCTTCAGTGATGTGGCGCTCGTATCCGAAGCCTTGGCGGACACGATCCGTCACCGGAACGGTCAGCAGAACCTGCCGATCCTCACCGGGATCGGTGCGGTGTGCTTCCTCAACGATGTCACCGAGGGCGAGATCGCCCAGGCGTGCGACGGGATGGGACGCCTGCTGGCATCGCACGCCGACGACCACGCGCAGTCTGTCGGGGCCAGCTGA